gtggctaggctatagctgggctattgctgggttattcgtattgtggatggccttacagaaattaaactaaacaattcttaaatttaattcatgtacCTCCATAATTCTACGCATTAGAGAAATGATGTCTAATCATTAAATGTGCACTACCATCATGTCTATCATGCCTTCCCATAAGCTTAGCAGAAATGCACTAGACAATAGCAATTCACCAATAATCAAGTAAATTCAGAATCACATAGTAGTCACACTTCTTTATGGTATGATCAGATGTTCAGCTATCACAATTTAATCATCTCCTGCCCCTAAAGTGTGCATATTGCGTTCATAACAGAGATACACACAGTAAAAACATGATTTTTTCACCATAATATGGGAAGAGAAGGCTCGCAATAAACCAATATTATCGATTTCCCTCTCACGGTGGTCCTGTTGAAGTTGCAAAGCCAATGGCAAACCCATTCCTAGACAACCATAACCAGCAATCTAGCTTTGTGCTAAGGACCACACATGGTTACTTGACCTTTATTGTTTACTGAGAACAATACTGTTTGATGCTATACAGCTCTTGCTGGCATCCAGCGATGCCAGCAACAGCCCCGAAAAAGTTTAAGTAATCCATGGCCAGATTTAATCATAGAAAGATGGCTCCAGTATTGAGTATCTCCTGCCTTCATCATTTTAGGTATTTGTTCCATGGCCAACAATATTCGCATTGCCAGAAGGGGAGTGCTTTTATTCCCTCGTCTCTAGTGTTTGAGCAAGAGGCCACAATCAGATGGACCAAACCAAATGTAAAAGAGAAGCCTTTTCCATCCATATATATTGAGGACCACAGAAGTCCTATGTGAAATCCAAATTAACTATGTAGAAGTAGAAACAAGGGAGCAAACATTTTAGGCGATGGAAATTACCTGCTTAATatgaatactccctccgtcccctaatactAGAAACTTCGGAGACGACACGGGTTTCAATGCGAAAgcggtaaattatgagcgagaAAGAGAAAATTGGTTGGagtagtattagtggatagtgagaccaaTATCATTAATAGTCTAATGTGTGGtgaaaaaagttttcaaaaatagaaaatagactATTTTTGGGGAAGGGCCAAAATGGCAAAAGAGAACTATTTTTTAAGGACCAGAGAATATGTACATATCTATTACAAGCAAGAGTCTATGAAAAAAATTGTGCACCTTAGCAGAATGTTTTCTAAGTACCAACTTGGAGAAAAATAAACATCCTTGAGATTTTAATTCAACGTTGTAATTTCAATAGTGGATGCGTtgaatcacatttcatttagGGTCTACAATAATTATTAACCCATACACTTAAACTGGAACCTAAAGAGAAGATATGATGCAGGTAGCTGATGTATAATATTTTCACAGAAGAAGTATGAAGATAGTTTAATAAAGTAACATGAAGGCATAAAGTAATAACAGAATGAGAAATGAAAATAGAAACCCCTGAATGAATGACAAGAGTCAGAGATCTTCCAATATGAGATTTTGATATACTCCACGAGCCCTAGAATATTAGGTAATAGGACATCACCTTGAGAATTTGATGCATTTGATTATTAGTTGGCACAAACTTTAACTTGTATGTCATAAGAGGTACTGGTAGAAAAGAAGATCAATCACAATGTCTGAGGTTAAATAACTGAGAATCAACCTTGTATATCCAGCATGCCCATAGATTCAAGTAATCCTTCTGCAAAAGTCATAGGCAACACGATAAGACCTCTACTCTGCAGCAGTTCGGTAGCTGCCGAAGGATAATCCCTTATCAACTTCCCTATCATCTCTTCCAGAGGACCATTGAGCATCTGATCCTGAAGAAAGTAATGCCCATGTCCCTGAAACAATAACGAATCATTTATCACATCCAAATTACATATGACAAGGTAGTTATGTTAAATACAAATAATATCTTGATATTCTCATAATCTATCTGGTAATTTAATACCTCAAGGAAAATAACAGAATTAGAAGTTGATCCACTTCCCAATCGGTTCCGACATAGATCCTGCATGGTGAACCATCCATGAAAGGAATGAGCTTGTGTAAGATCAACGAAGTTAGACAAGAGTCGAAAAAGAAACTGAGGTATGTGCACAACTGGAATTCAATGGTCTCTATGAATAAAAAAAGGTAGAAATTATGGGACTTAATTTATACAGCAGTAAGGAGACACTTGAATCAAGTGATGTTCTGGGATCTATCTAAGGAAAAAGGAACAAATTTCCTATAACCTTTGAAAGTTTTAAATTCTTTAAGAGGTAATATCTGGAGTATGTGTATCTATAACTTACCAGCTAAATAGCAATACCCTTAGTCATGGTTACAAAATTCATGTAACTTGTTACTAAATGCAGCAAGTAACATAATAAGCTTCTGCAACATGTGAATCAGCATGAAGACTATAAGTGATTTTTGAATGAAACAAAGATCTGCAACATGCATGCCTGGTCCCAACCAGTAGAGGTCATTTGAGAAAGCATTTTTCTCGAACTAAGAAACTAGTAACACCGAGTTTCTTTAAAATAAGTCATTAAGAATTTGTGAAAACGTCTATTTCTAGATCCTGAGAAACATTTTCTGATTGTCATGCAAAGCCTAAAACACTAAAATCTACCTTCATTTGATACTGCAAATACTTGATATGGTCAATCACCCCATCCAGCAACGCTGCTTGACCAACCTGCAGCGCCACACAATGTCTAAACAGCTGAATACTGGACAAATAATAGAATattgataaaattgataaaaataaataaatagaacatACAAATAATTCATGAGCAAACTGGATTTCTTGAACCAAAGCCATGTATGTGCTATTACACACTTTTATTAGTAGGTGGGCATCACATTTTATAAATCTAAAACCATCTATAGATCTGCATATTGAATCTCAGTAAACATCCCCCACCCCAAACCCGCAAAGAAGAACACAAATCCAGAAGTTACTGAACATCTGTTGACAACACCACTGGATTTCTTTCCATTGACAGAATGGTAatgtaaaagaaaatatgaaaaaataggAAGAATTTATTGTTGCATGATGTGGATATATCAGCTACAATGCTACATTACCCCTTCTGGCGACGGAACCAATTCTTGTAAAGCATCTAGCCAATGTGATATCCTCAATTTGCGAATCTGAAAGAAAGAACTGGATGATCATATACAGAAGCATGTAGATTGTAGGTAAGGACGTACGGTGCCAGTGCTACCCAAGTTCAGTCAGAGATCAATCCATGCAGGTCTCATTATGATTTTTTTGGCAGTCAAGAATAACATTAAATCATAAGATGCATTAAATAGTTAATGCATACACGATCAGTGGCATAAGATCTCTCTCTTGATCTTTTCCTGTGGAGTTTAGAAGGATCTTTGGATGCAGCAGCACGTGAATAAGTTTCAAAAGCATGACTAAACTCTTCATTCAACTTCAGTTCCTGCAGGGATGGTTGCATGTCAATTTTAGGAAGCGCAATTTAGCAAGGCAAATCCCTAACATTGTTTTACAATAGAAACAGCTACAGGTATGGACCTCTACACCAAGTTCTTCCAAGCCAGTCACCGAGGTCACAAATTCTCCGCCATTATGCAGCCTCATGTACTCTTCCTGTTGCAAGCAAAGTACAGTGTAACATGCCATATCATTTGCTATCAGAATCTTCAAACATACATAAAAGGTAATATACGAATTAATCACATGAAGTTTAAGTATCACTTTGCTCTTGAAATCTTAATTCCACACTGGACGAATTCTATCTGTATGCATAAAGGGTTCTTTACCAATTGAGAAGGGTATGGTAATCGCAAAGTAGGACATTGTGCTGAAACATCATATGCCTTTTGTTTCTGGATTTCAGCGTGCCCTGTCTCTGAAAGAAACGGAACATAATTTTGAGGTTTTGGCTGGGAATGCATCCACTGACAGGACCCAGTCCCTTCTGCCATGATATAGTGCTGATCAGAGTCAAAGTTACTATGTGAACCAAATGCATTACTTGCTAGCCAATCCAATGCCAGTGGCGAAAACTGCAAATAATTTTTGTGATTTTGTTCTTCCATTTTCCAGGCTCTGAAATTTCCACCATAATATTTTGTTAACCGAGAATGTTATTAACCTCCAATAAACTATATCAGATGAAGACTCTCAGTGGTTTGAATTATTCCATAGATCAAtgctcaattaaaaaaataatagaagTTACAGAAACAGTAAAATCTGACCAAGGTTTAACCTATTGAATGTTTAAGAGAAAGTCAATATCGGTTGAATATAGCTTTTGGAGACGATGATCTACAATAAAGGCGCCTGATTCCATACTTTCGTTCCGTATGCAAAATTTCTAATAGTAGAATGAAACAAAAAATCATTAACACATCATGGAGTCGCATAGCTTCACATATCATTGGAAAAATCAATAATAAGGAAACACGCACGCGCATAACCTTCTCTCTAGCTCTCTGCTATACTCTAAATGCGTAGTCAATCAGCACAGAGAAGATCAAACGTACGAGTGAAAAAACTTACATAGAAAAGTAGCATTACTGTTTCGAAAATGAGAGCAACGAATTCTTACTGATTAAATCTCCAGAAATTTGGTGGAGGAGGTAAGAAGGTAACAATGGTGATGACCTTGTCGTTGCTAAAATGAGCGGAGTGCGTGCTATAGTACTATACTATTTCGTGCAGGGTACGGGATATTGAGCTGCAGGTGGATCAGCTCAATGGTCGAAAATACCCCCGCGATAACAATATAAATCCAACTTATTTAActaatttattatttgaaatacTCCATCTATCCCCTAATAATCGTTCACTTTGTTTccggcatgggttttaagaaaggtaaaggaaagtgaattaaaaaagtagttttataataaaatgtgagtgaaatgggTTATTTGAATGTGTgtctatttattatttatagtaaaagtgaaagtggacaattaataagGGATAGACGAAAATAACAAAAGTGGAAAATTAATGATGACGGAAGGAGTATGTCATTTAGAATGGAACAtcccaataaaataaaatgagtcacttagagtgggacggatggagtataaatttaTCGCAAACACTAgctaatactctctccgtcccataagaatataatttttttttcctttttaatctgtaccataagaatatgcattttctaaatttagaaatttttttccttttaatgagGTAAGACTCATTCTTcgctaacaatactttaattgaaattttcttttattttttctcttgctttactaattttatattaaattcatgtTTAACTAAAAATGTACGGTAGGAACTAAAAGAATAGctttaaatataaaacaatagATAAGAAAGAAAGTGGAAGCAGTCTCAGAGCGTCCACGGTAATGAGCTGCGGCGGCCGCTGCGGCTCTCTATAGGGGAGTACGCAGGCGGCTGAGGCGCGGGGAGGGGAGGACGCGGGCGCGCCAAGTAGTCGGCGAGGATGGGGTGCAGGGACCGGGGCCGGGGCGCCTATAGCACGGCCGGAGAGCCACGATGCGcccattccttttttttttttattttattttttcggatttttttataaatactccatatttcgCTCTCATTCACCTCACACACATCTACACCCTTTTCCATTCTCTATATTTTTGTTGTCTCAATATGCAAGGTGGAGATAGTGATTCCCTCATTACCGTAGATTCGGGATACGACAACTATCCTCCTTCCCAGCCGTGTAGATCGAGTCCCACTCCCCCTCCATCCCAGTCGTGGTCGCCGGCATCCCCGCTGTGGCAATCGGCGTTCAAGGATTACCGACCAAACATTAACGCGATCTACTATCCGCGTCCTGATACCCCTTCTCACAACTTCCAACCCACTCAATCTCCTATGTCTGATTTTGATAGATTCACGTTGGAGCATCTAATGGGTATGAGTCCGAGGCCACCGGAGACCCCGTCATCCGTCCCAGTACAGGGACGCGTGGAGGTGCCGGTTCCCATCAGACCGACAGTGGGAACCGCCGGTGGAGGCGGCGATGGCGATGGGGATGGAGAAGAAGTGGTGGATTCCGATGATGCCACCGAGTAGGCGGTGGCGgtgtttttttgtgtttttataaaattttcgttgtataatttttctgtatctataatacaacgaatatttggttttaattttatttctaattaatttatgtCTCTAATTATTTTTAGTCCGACAATTTTTATTcaacttgaatttaaatatgccaataattgataaaataatataatttgtgGCTATGAACAAGTCCACTATTGGGCTAGATAAATTTTTGTGGCCATGGACAAATTTTTATGACCGGTGGAAGAGTTTTTTATGGTTGTGTCTTGGACTTGTCCACATTATTGTGGAGCGTTGGCCAAGTAAATGAATACACACACGTAGTGTCTGAAAATAGACGAAAAGGGTCATgggtagagatgcccaccggttccggttccggcggttaaccggcaaaccagaaccggcggttccggttccgaaccggaaccgtggcaaatttcccgaaccggaaccgttacaaatcgggtcgcggtccggttcaggttcaagttttttcgaaccggaaccgtcaccgaaccggcggttcgggacggttctgAACCACCGGTTCGGGCACGCAAATCAAGGCAACAGGGGGGTGGGTGGAGGCGACAGCTTTTCAGCGGAAAAACCGGCCGGTTCGGGCGGTTTTTTGGgcagttaaccgccggttaaccgtgaaaaccggcggttaaccgccggttcaggggcTGTCGGAGGCGGCGCAGGACACGAGGCGACATGGCGCAGCTTTTGGCAGATGGtttgttgaccgaaccggcggttttgtcccggaaaccggcggttccggcggttccggcggtttttcgccgaaaccgccggttttccgaaattcaaatttttttttttaatttcagatttcaaattcaaattcttccatttccccccattttttatctataaataccccccctctatcctcatttacatttaccccactcttgtgttaataagagtttctctcttcaatctctcaattctctctctttgtctccaatttctcatttgtgctattgtgcttccatttaattactcaagtgctactcttattacacattgttatacacttatacagttatacttgttcccgtttctttctcaattgctaaaacaaaaaaaatatatattactccatatttctAAATTTCTACAAAGTAAattgtcttcatcccgagaaggtcgtgttgataagggaaagggaaaggccaagaggccatctcggagatccgttattgatgaaatttctcaaatgaacatggatgcgtggcaggttaatatttattatctactaatttaattaattttgaattacattacattattgttcataattttattttgtatttacaatacaaatattattttgtaggctcgagaagagcaagatgtggcacatgctattgctctctctcgctctcaaaaccaaggcgatgcttatgttggtaccggtagtggtgctcccggtcgcggtgcctattcccaacaaattccaacccctgtgaatgttgatgaagacgacgatgaagatgatgatgacgacgaggaggaggtggaggaggtagaagaggttcaagaaattcCACCCCCACCATcaccaaggagtcggcgtggtcgtggacaacctcctcaacctcctagaccagctgaaaggtctttaacatcaaacatcatggtgaaacatttcaagaatgtacaagatagtaacgatcccaacacttataatgtgtattgcaactattgcgaaaacgtatacacattccgaaggggtggaggatacggtacatttacccgtcacatggagaaaacgcatccggtcgagtttggtatcgcttcaacccaaactcaactcaactttcaacatgtagtcgggaccgggagtgggtcgggttcatcccaaacatcaggtacgtgtagcaatactcttttgaaatatgatcacaaaaatgctcttaatgtgatgtctagatttgccgttatgaaacattttccattcaatgcttttgataacgatgcttttgagttgagtatgcggcaagtttataatgccgccgcaaaaaaattgaatcgaacttcaatgactcgagccgttgttcgacaatgcatggaaaagaaggcacaattaggtacgtttattattaacttagggcataaagtttctatttgctctgatgtgtggactgattgtttttgtaaaaattcgtatatgggcatcactgtgcatttcgttgatcacagttggactttaaacaaacgtttgattgcatttcgggaatttcccgcaccacacactgcacaagcaattgctcaattgatcattcaagttttgaatgaatttcaattgatcaataaaattttttccattggttttgacaatgctagcgctaacactgctagcatagatgaactaatcagtgcatgttctcctgttatcgatggcaaatattttcatgtgcgatgtattgcccatattttgaatttgtgtgttcaagatgcgatcgatttgtggcaaaagtatgttgatcctattagaactgctgtgaagttgattcataacaaagctcctattggtagagcttggaagagatattgtcatagtaagcaatgcaggtacaccaactttcgtttggatgtttcaactcgttggaactcgacatatgatatgttggagtcgactttgaaccacattgagtatttatgtgatttttttagaagttgtcctcatgttccttctgatttgattttgatacccgcttgttgggaccacagcatggatttatttcgattattccgtgctttcaaaaatgccactgttgagttatccggtgtttattatcctacttctgtgcgcgttttggagcattgcatgtatgtggcaattggttttaaaacttgtgtgaaaaatactcaattcattgagttgagggcaattttgttttatatggttgaaaagtggttaaaatatttttcacgtattccaaatgtgtttttgattgcaaaatgcttggatccaaagtggaagttgcatggtgtttataaaattttagacatgtactatggttgtttgcacgatttggatttttctcaactccgcgaaatgggcttgacaagaggagaatgcttcgaactaagtattccgaatgttgatgaaatcaaactaaggttagatagtgcacttcgtgctctctatgcggaatatgaaatgcgctaCAACACcactcaccaggtacgtgctcctcctagtccttccacatttgattttggtggcggTGAGTTTAGCAATGTCATGATTGATccagacgtagtatcacaattgcattgcaagatctatacggtactacaaccaataagactagagcgactagtgagttagatatatatttggaatcgcgctctatttttcaagatgcaggtcctcctacgcaacaaattgacgtccttaattggtggggaacacatgacaaagagtttccgatactatccatcatggctaaggagattttcgccgttcccgcttccaccgtcgccgttgagcaagcttttagtgtcggcggttgtgtcctagacgataaaaggagcaatctctccgccaagaacatggaagccactatgctacttgatgattgggcaaaggcggacatgagagcacaagagccggatttcgacttccgtgtagagagtgatggtgaagaattttcctccgatggcgatgacgaggtcagaagcgagagcactcaacaatagcaatgacggggggcggtgaacggcgagcacggccgaccaaataggtaagcaaggtaagagaactacgtgggctttgattcctcaataaaattgtggatacgtatgcaactcaacttaaatttgaaaagtttaactttgaaagtttaagttgagctcaagcccttttcaatttttttttcttcccccatttcatgttttttcaatgtaaattatattacattgttgtatgttgtatacttgtatactTGTAGTTGTAGTCTTGTAGATgtattatgtttatgtattgtaatttgtaatgtatcgttgtccgttacaactcaaactcaataaaattgatatcattttctccttattcgccgtatttctatttgaattatacattgtcttgttccaatttgttatataaatccaaattttaaattaaaaaaaaaaaaaaaacgatcgcgaaaccgccggttccgaaccggaaccgcctaaaccgccggaaaaaccggcggttcccaaccggaaccggaaccgccggttttcgaaccgaaaccggaacgtgaaatagcctcacggttcggttccggttccaccttcgacaaaaccggaaccgccggtttttgaaccgtgggcaacactagtCATGGGCCGCAGCAAATTATATTATGGCAATATGGCATTATTATCTAACTTTATCGAGTGAAATATTCACCGTTATTCACAATTTGAACTTGGAATCGACTACTAATATCTCAACTTATGTATATTAAAACTTTATATGTTCGATTGAAATAAATACTATACATATGTGATATGTCCACCTAAAATATACTCTCAGTTATGGATGTCAGTACAGTCCGCAACTCGTGAGCTGGTCTGAAATGCCGAGCAAAATTTATAAGATTAGGATTAGAAATTTCTAGCCTAACAAAAGTACAACCCGATTAACCAGCACATGAATAACCCTCAACTCGTTATGGTCAGAttcgaaaacccgataaaatttatacttaaaatttaactttcaattttatattaaattttaaaactatatattaattttttattaatataataataaataaataaaatagaaacttcaaatttactaaaaaaatatttaaattctaaagCATACTTTAAAATTTCTCATatgtttatgtttcattttgcacaaatcttaaaatagaaacttcaaatttactaaaaaaatatttaaattctaaagCATACTTTAAAATTTCTCATatgtttatgtttcattttgcacaaatctcaaatattagtgtttgatcatgtttatgtatTGAGTTTAactttaagcatatatctcaaatttatcgtaattaaatgttttacattttataaatataactaattttcatcattatttattggattgattgtaTGCTAATTTTATTAGTAGCAATCTGATTAACCCGTTAGGCTAAttcgaaacccgagcttttagggttatggATGAACTTTTATTATCCAAAAAAATTCACAATCCGATTAGTCCGTACCTGATTGAACCGCATACGAATAGGGTTGATTCAAACCCGCTGGGCTAACCAGATTGACATCTCGACTTTCGGTGAATAAAGAAGAAGCATGTAGTATGTATGAGCTATGATGACATTTTTGCCTTATTTACTTTGgaatttacatttcatttcttttaagTTTTTTCTTCTTATGTTTGAATTAAACGCACGGAACTTGTACCTCAAACCTAAATATATCTCTCAAATgtctaaaattaatttataatttatgaatACACAACAAAAGTTAAATTTTGACGGCCACCTTATGTTGAAAAATGAGAGGTAAATAAGATGCAGTATAGTTAAAGAGAGACGAGCAAGCACATTCGTGCTCCACACTCAAAACCATTTTTGGATAATTGATGTCATTGAATAAGATATAAGGGGaaaaaaagtcaaaaattaTATGCGTTTTTTAGCATAAACTGATAAAAGCATATTCCAAATCGCCTTCAAAATATCGAATTCCAGACATTAAGCAAATTTACACAATCCCTCTTCCAACAACTCCAATCCTCCACAATTAAGAATTCCCTCTGGAGAAAGATCGAAAAGCAATCATGGCGACCCCTCAAATTTTGCAGACGGAGCAGGACGTTCTTATGTACTCTTCCCTCTTTCCCAAAGGTTCGATTTTTgctttttgcatttttttattggATCGATTTTAGGCGATTTATTCTTATTCGTATTCATTTATATCTTATTTTGTCACTTCAAGTTTTTCTATTATGAGTATTCGGAATGACGGTAAAATCTGTGCTCAATATGGCGGCAGATGAAAATGTGAGACCTCGAGGTGTGGAAATCGAGAAGAAGATTGAGTATCTTGAGAGCTTGGCTGGAAATGTAAATTTTCTGACACTgttcatttatttgtttatggTCAACTGCAATTTATGCTTCCTCTATGGTAATTCCTCGATCTTTGTTACTTAATCTGAATATAGAAGTTAGGTTATTGAACTATAGCTGGAGTTATGAGATTGAAATAAATTGAACAGTATTGAGAtttgttaatttaataaaaGTTGGTTAAATTCATactgaaaatgaaaagaatCTGATAAGATATTAAAGTGAAACTTCATGAAGGGAAAGATCATTGCAATTTGCAAATATGGCAACTCTAACTTGATACTTATTTCAAATCTCACTTTGCAAGAGCTAGTAGATGAGAAGCTACTTTGTGTTTTGAAGGTTAGGAACCGGAGATCTCGCAGATGGTTAAATGATCGCTTGTTAATGGAGCTCGTTCCTCGCTTGAATGCTGAGGAAATTAGAGGATTGTTTGCCCCGCCACCATGGGGTAAGTATGTAAGTTATTGTGAAGAATGCAATAATGGTTTAAGAATGGAGTTCGTGACGATGACATGAGATGTATATCACAAGATTAATCGTATAAGTCATTTCTGTTCGCCAATTGGTGCTTCCTTTATGCGTGCTCGGTGTGCCTTGAACAACTGAATACCCGAGCATCTTGGATCTCTACATATAAGTCTGATATTCTGCAAATCTGTTGTTCAGGTGAGGAAGGGCCTCCTTCGGCATTTTGCATGACAAAAGTGGGGGAGTGGGATAGCTTCAGAAACATAGACATGGATAAGGAGGTTCTTACATGTTCATTACTTGTGAATTGGGCGTGTCATTTATATTGCAAGAATGGACGAAATTTTGATATCAGTAGCTCATTACTCTagatttaaaataatttgacCCCATGGATTATCTACCCCATGGATTATCTACATGCTTGTCAGATTGTAAGAAAGTATCCGTCAGCCTTGATTTTACTGCGTGTCAATTTTTTTCTGTGAAGTCCTGACACTGCTTTCATTGGCTTATTAATTTTGAGTTGAGttaggacttaaccaatttTTGGATCAGAGAGTGGAGCAGGGTTCAATTTTTTTCGTTTTGTTATTGATGTATTATGACACAAAATTCAAACTAGTCTTCTAGTCATCAGGACAGAGATAACCTGGTCATTACATATTCAGATTTCAGATTACCAAATAGTAACAACTAgtatttctataaaattattttctcttttgcaaCGCTTTCTTCTAGGAATTTACTGATTATGTGTGTGCAGATAGAGTCACAACAGAGCCTTTCTTAGCGAGGATTTTACACGCAAAGCaaatattttgccatttttaccATGATCTCTATGATGCATTACTTCCCTTTTTTAGGAAATGTGGAATCCATATACTTGAATATCTTTTTGACATTGAGAGGGAGAAGTGGAGAGTTTTCTCTCtgcctctctttctctctcattctCTCCGCTCGCTCGCTTCTGTTCTTGTGTGTTGAAGGG
This genomic interval from Salvia splendens isolate huo1 chromosome 13, SspV2, whole genome shotgun sequence contains the following:
- the LOC121760106 gene encoding transcription factor LRL1-like isoform X1; protein product: MEEQNHKNYLQFSPLALDWLASNAFGSHSNFDSDQHYIMAEGTGSCQWMHSQPKPQNYVPFLSETGHAEIQKQKAYDVSAQCPTLRLPYPSQLEEYMRLHNGGEFVTSVTGLEELGVEELKLNEEFSHAFETYSRAAASKDPSKLHRKRSRERSYATDRIRKLRISHWLDALQELVPSPEGVGQAALLDGVIDHIKYLQYQMKDLCRNRLGSGSTSNSVIFLEGHGHYFLQDQMLNGPLEEMIGKLIRDYPSAATELLQSRGLIVLPMTFAEGLLESMGMLDIQG
- the LOC121760106 gene encoding transcription factor LRL1-like isoform X2 — encoded protein: MHSQPKPQNYVPFLSETGHAEIQKQKAYDVSAQCPTLRLPYPSQLEEYMRLHNGGEFVTSVTGLEELGVEELKLNEEFSHAFETYSRAAASKDPSKLHRKRSRERSYATDRIRKLRISHWLDALQELVPSPEGVGQAALLDGVIDHIKYLQYQMKDLCRNRLGSGSTSNSVIFLEGHGHYFLQDQMLNGPLEEMIGKLIRDYPSAATELLQSRGLIVLPMTFAEGLLESMGMLDIQG